GCGCGGCCGTCAGCTCTGCGGGCGGAGTTTGGCGACGCCGTGGCGTGCCGGTTCCCCCGGCTCCGCCGCGGTGTCCGGCGAGACCCGCGATCCGCCTTCGGTGTCGTCGGAGCCCGGGTAGTCGGGCTCGTCGATCTCGTCTCCCTCGCGCTCCTCCTTCGGGGGCAGGTGGTCGAGGGGCTTCTTGATGTGCTCTCGATCGGTCATGCCGCCAGGCTCCGTCATCCGGACGCTCCCCGTGAGGGGCTTGCGCTGGGCGCCCCGCCGTGCTCGCAGGTCGTCATGCACGGACGGCACGTTGCCCTCGATGAAGCGTCTCTTCTTCTCGTGGCTCCACCCCTGGATGCGCTTCTCCCACGCGAAGGCCTCCTCGACGCGTTCGAAATGCTCGCAGAAACGGCATCTGCGCCGCTCCGTTCGGACACCGAGTGGTGGCACGCACGGGCGGAGCCCCGGGCCGGTGACCGGGTCGGTCAGCCGCGTCCGGGGCTCCGGGTCGGTGGACGTCAGATCATGACGCGAGGCGCTCCTCCTGCGGCGGCGCCTGGGTGGTGAGCGAGATGACGCCGTAGTCCCAGCCGCGGCGGCGATAGACGACGCTCGGGTGATCGGTGCGGGCGTCGATGAACAGGAAGAAGTCGTGGCCGACGAGCTCCATGCGATCGACGGCCTCCTCGACCGTCATCCACTCCGCCTCGAAGTTCTTCGTGCGGATCACGACGGGCGAGTACTCCTCCTCGGTCTCGCCCTCGACCACCGGGATCTCGCCCGTCGCGACGGCGTGCAGCACGTCGGCGGGCACGGGCTGGACATCGAGCCCCGCGAGCGATCCGGAGTTCTTCTCGAAGTGCGCGCCCTTCGGCCGCGCGCGGCCCGTGACCCTCTTGTCCTTGGCGCGTCGGACCTGCTCGACGAGCTTGTCGAGCGCCTGATCGAGGGCGACGAACTTGTCACCGTCGCGCGCCTCCGCGCGGGCCGTGGCCGTCTTGCCCGTGAGGGTGAGCTCGACCTTCTCCTCCTCGACCCGGCTGCGATGCACGTCGTGGGTGACCTTGACGTCGAGGGTCAGCGCCCTCGGGGCGATGTTCGCGATGCGCTCGGACTTCTCCTCGACCACCGTCCGGAAGCGATCACTGATGCTCACGCCGACTCCCGAGATGTTGATGTCCATCTGAGCCTCCCTCTCCGGCCGAGCCCCGCGGGGCACGGCCCCTGTCTGGTGCCCCCACGGTAGCCCCGGGCCGACGCGATGTCACCACCCAAAAACCGATGCGTCTCCGATGAATCCGCCGCGTTCCGGGCCCGCCGAGGCGAGGGCGGCCGCCCCGACGACGCGCGCCCCGGCCGAACTGAGTGCTCGCGCCGCCTCGGTGAGTGTCGCGCCCGTGGTGACGACATCGTCGACGAGCACCACCGCCGGAGGCGCCGCGCCGCGCACGCGCATGGCGCCGGCGACGTTGTCGAGGCGCTGCGCCCGCCCCAGGGCGCGCTGATCCTCGACGCGGCGGGCCCAGGCGAGCGCGCGCACGGTCGGCACGCCGGCGCGACGCGCCAGCAGCTCGGGCACGCGATACCCGCGCCGACGGAACGCCGCGCGCGAGGTGGGCACCGGCACGGCGACCACCGGCCCGCCCGGCGCCGCGGCCGCGAGCGCCGCGCGCATCGCCGGCGCCAGCGCGCGGGCGAGGTCCGTGCGCCCGCGCTCCTTGAGCGCGCCGATCGCCGCCGCCGCGACGTCCTCGTACGCCAGGCCCGCGTGCACCTCGAGCCCGCCGGGCAGCCGCCGGCGGGCGACCGCCGGAGCCAGCGCCGCCCGGCAGGCACCGCACAGCGCGAGGCCGGGATCGCCGCAGCCGGGGCAGACCACGGGCAGCAGCAGCGACAGGGCCCCGTCGAGGGCGGAGCGCACGGCGGAGGAGGCGGTCACCCCGCCAGCCTGAACCCGCGTCGGCGCCGCGTCACGGGCTGTGGACGGCCCGGACCCCCGCCACGGCCTGTGAGCGACCGCCCCGCTGGACGAGCCGCGCGTCAGTCGGTCGGTGCCCCCACGTCGGTGGCGAGCACCGCGATGCCGGGCTGCGCCTCCACCCACGCCGACACCCGGCGCGTGTAGAGCACGCCGTTCGCGTCGAGCAGCCGGATCGGCGACCCCGACGTGCCCGTGGAGATCCCGGCCGAGGTCGCGGGGCCCGACATGCGGGTGCCCGGCCCACCGATGCGCTGGTCGATGATCTCCCGCTCCGCGCCGTCCTGGGCGACGATGCCGACGGAGGTGTCGTCGAGCCACTCCACGTCGATCCCGGGGCCGTCCAGCACCGTGAGGAGCGAGGCGTCGCCGAGCGCCGTCGGCACGCCCTCGCCGTCGCGGACGATCGGCGCGATGAGGGCGAGCGGGGTGCCGCCCGCGGCGGTGACGAGCATCGCCATGCGCGTGCCGTCGCGCGAGACGGCGATCGACTGCACCGTCGCGCTGGTGACGGTCTCGGTGCGCGGGAAGTCGGCCTCCAGCACCACCGTGCCGTCCGAGGCGTACACCCGCAGTTCGTCGGGGGCGCTCGCGGGCACCGCCCACGCATAGCCGTCGGGGTCGAGCGCGGGCTCGATCACTCCCTGGCGCTCGTCGAGCACGTGCACCGAGCCGTCCGCGATCACGCTGCGCACGATGCCGTCGGCACCGTGCACGAGCGCCCACGACCGGTCGACCGACACGGCGATCGATCGGGGCGCGGGGCTGCCGTCGAAGGCGCCCACGAACCCCTCGACGGCGTCCGAGAGCCCGTCGATCCGCTCGATCTCGCCGCCCTCGAGGAATCCGAAGGCGCCGTCGAGCTCCTCGCCGCCCAGCACGAGCGCGCGCGCGTCGGGGCGGGTGGGCTGCGGATCGAACTCCTCGGCGGACAGCTCGGCGGTGCCCACGCGGATGCGCACGGTCTGTGCCCCCAGCCCCGCGAGCGTCGCGGTCAGCTGCGTGCGCATGTGCGAGATCCGCTCCGCGTCGACGTCGCCCAGCCGCGGCCCCTCGAGCGCGACGTCGGCCATGCCGTCGTCGTCGATGAGCGCGCCGCCCTCGGCGAGCGAGGTGCCCTCCGGGAACGCCGTGCGCGCCGCGCCCTGCAGCCGCGCGCCGGGGCCGAACAGCAGCTCCGAGGCGAGCTTCGAGGGCCGCATCGACGCCTCGGGGTACCAGCGCACGTCGGGCACGAGGTAGCGCCCCGTGGCGTCGTAGTAGTACAGCGCGTAGTCGCTGTAGACGTTCGGGAAGTAGTCGCGGTCGAGCACGATGCCCTCGGGCGCCTCGGCGATGCGCCATTCGCCGTCGGAGCGCTGCTCGAGCCGGTACTCCTGCACCTGCGTCGGCGTGAGCGACGTCACATAGCTGCCGCGCGCGTCGACTGTGGCGACGGCCTGCGTGCGCAGGCTCACGACGTTCTCGGACTCCAGGCGGTCCGCGTCGTACACCCGGGCGCTGGGGACATCGATCACCACGGCCGTGCCGGGCGACCAGTCGTCGGCGAAGTCGGCCGTGAGGAACTCGCGCGCCGTGGCCCAGTCGCCGGCCGGGCTCGTGGCGGCCTCGACGAAGCCCTGCACGATCTGCTCCGGGGTCGCCTCGGGCGCCGGGCCCTCGGGGTAGTACAGGAAGTCGTCCTCGGGCACCTCGTCGGCCGCGAGGCCCGGGTTCACCGGCCCGCTCGTGGGCAGGCCGGCGCACGCGGTCAGCAGCAGCGCGGCCGTCACCAGCCCGGCGGCGGCGCGGATCATCCGGCGCATCACGACTCCTCCCCCGCGACATCGGGCACGACCTCGTCGTCGCGCGGCTCCAGCGGCACGGGCGAGGACAGCAGCTCCACGCCCGGGGTGCGCGGCAGGGTCAGCACGAAGTTCGTGCCCCGGCCCAGC
This genomic interval from Microbacterium sediminis contains the following:
- the hpf gene encoding ribosome hibernation-promoting factor, HPF/YfiA family translates to MDINISGVGVSISDRFRTVVEEKSERIANIAPRALTLDVKVTHDVHRSRVEEEKVELTLTGKTATARAEARDGDKFVALDQALDKLVEQVRRAKDKRVTGRARPKGAHFEKNSGSLAGLDVQPVPADVLHAVATGEIPVVEGETEEEYSPVVIRTKNFEAEWMTVEEAVDRMELVGHDFFLFIDARTDHPSVVYRRRGWDYGVISLTTQAPPQEERLAS
- a CDS encoding ComF family protein translates to MTASSAVRSALDGALSLLLPVVCPGCGDPGLALCGACRAALAPAVARRRLPGGLEVHAGLAYEDVAAAAIGALKERGRTDLARALAPAMRAALAAAAPGGPVVAVPVPTSRAAFRRRGYRVPELLARRAGVPTVRALAWARRVEDQRALGRAQRLDNVAGAMRVRGAAPPAVVLVDDVVTTGATLTEAARALSSAGARVVGAAALASAGPERGGFIGDASVFGW
- a CDS encoding LpqB family beta-propeller domain-containing protein, with amino-acid sequence MRRMIRAAAGLVTAALLLTACAGLPTSGPVNPGLAADEVPEDDFLYYPEGPAPEATPEQIVQGFVEAATSPAGDWATAREFLTADFADDWSPGTAVVIDVPSARVYDADRLESENVVSLRTQAVATVDARGSYVTSLTPTQVQEYRLEQRSDGEWRIAEAPEGIVLDRDYFPNVYSDYALYYYDATGRYLVPDVRWYPEASMRPSKLASELLFGPGARLQGAARTAFPEGTSLAEGGALIDDDGMADVALEGPRLGDVDAERISHMRTQLTATLAGLGAQTVRIRVGTAELSAEEFDPQPTRPDARALVLGGEELDGAFGFLEGGEIERIDGLSDAVEGFVGAFDGSPAPRSIAVSVDRSWALVHGADGIVRSVIADGSVHVLDERQGVIEPALDPDGYAWAVPASAPDELRVYASDGTVVLEADFPRTETVTSATVQSIAVSRDGTRMAMLVTAAGGTPLALIAPIVRDGEGVPTALGDASLLTVLDGPGIDVEWLDDTSVGIVAQDGAEREIIDQRIGGPGTRMSGPATSAGISTGTSGSPIRLLDANGVLYTRRVSAWVEAQPGIAVLATDVGAPTD